In Blattabacterium cuenoti, the genomic stretch TTCAAAAATTCCTAAAAAATTTATAGAATTTATTTTTTTATTTGTACAGAATAAATTATATTCTTTTTGTCCTGGTCCTTTAAATAATTTTTTTTTACAAGGAATATTACCTGCAATTAGTACTATTATTTCTTTTGTTCCACAAATTTCTATTCTATTATTTTTTCTTCTTCTTATGGAAGAAAGTGGTTATATAAGTAGAGTTATATTTCTAATGGACAAAATTATGCGACCTTTTGGATTAAATGGAAAAAGCGTTGTTCCACTTATTTCTAGTATGGCTTGCGCTATTCCTGCAATTATGTCAGCTAGACATATAGAAAATCCTAGAGATCGTTTAATTACCATTTTAGCTACACCTTTTATGACCTGCTCCGCAAGATTGCCTGTTTATACATTAATTATATCCCTAATCATACCGGATAAAAAATGGTATTTTATCCAATTAAGAGGAGTAGTCCTCATGTTTATGTATATTTTGGGTATAATGTCTGCTTTGAGTGTCGCAATAATTTTACATCAATTTTTAAAAAAAAATTATCAAAGTCATCTTATAATGGAAATTCCTACTTATAAAATACCTATGTTTAAAAATATATTAATTACTTTATGGATCAATTTGAAATCGTTTGTTATCAATGCAGGAAAAATGATTTTATTAATTAATGTATTAATTTGGGTTTTAGGTACTTTTGGTCCTTCAGAAAATATATCGAATAAAAATTCGATCATGAATATTGAAAAAAGAAAATTATCTTATTCTTATTTAGGACTATTAGGAAAAAAAATGGAACCAATAATTCATCCATTGGGATATGATTGGAAAATTGGAATAGGTTTACTATCATCTCTTGTAGCAAGAGAGGTTTTTGTTAGTACCATGGCTTCTGTATATAGTATAGAAGAAAAAGAAAATTCTCTGGAAAATAAAATGAAAAAAGAAATGTATCCCAAAACTAAAAAACCTATTTATAATTTAGCGACAGGAATTTCTCTACTATTTTTTTATGCATTTTCTATGCAATGTATGAGTACTTTATCTATACTAAAAAAAGAAACAAAATCTTGGAAATGGCCTATCCTACAATTTGTTTTTATGACCTTATTATCTTATATAGCTTCATTATTAACATATCAAACATTAACAAAATGTGGCAATACATTATAATAGGTTTATTTTTTTTATATTCAATTATTTGTTTATTTAGAAAGTTTTTGAACTTTTTTTTTAAAAAAAATTTTTGTCAAAAAAAATGCAATTGTAAATTATAATTTCATTTTTTCAATGGCAGAATATATACAATTTTTAAAAATATCGGATAAAGAAATTCCTACTTGTTTCAATTGTTTTGGAAAAATACTTTCTTCTGAAAGACCTGGAACTGTATTGATTTCTAAAAAAAAAGGTTCTTCATTAACAAGAATATATTCAGCTCTAGATATTCCTGATAAATTTAAAAATTTATATACTTTTTTTGCTGTTTTTCGTATTTTATTCTCAATATTTGGTAGTAATTTTGCAGGAGTGATTTCTTTAGATTTTCCAGAGTATTTTGATTCAAAATCAAAAAAATCGTTTTGACTAATTATTTCTGTTATTGGTAAAACAATAATTTTATTTTTTAATGAAAAAACACCAACTGAAACCTCTCTTCCTTTAAGAAAGGATTCTATAATAATTTCTTCATCTTCTATAAAAGCTTTTTGTACTGCATCTAACAAATTTTTTTCTTCATAAACTTTACTTATACCTAAACTTGATCCAGATCTATTAGGTTTTACAAAACAAGGAAGCCCTACTTTATTTAGGATTTTTTTTAGACAAAAATCTTGATTTTGATTTAAAAAAAAAGATTTTGCTGTGTTAATTCCAAAATATTTCAATAAAGTCAAACAATATTTTTTATTAAAGGTCACATTAGCATGATGAAAAGTACATCCTGTATAAGGGATCCTTAATAATTCGAAATAAGCTTGTAAGATTCCATCTTCTCCTGGAGTTCCATGTATAGCATTGAATACACAATCAAATTTTAAATATTTCATACCGAAAATAGTAAAATCTTGTTTATTTATAGAATACTCTTTATTTTTATTATCTTTCATAAACCATCTATCTTCTAAAAGATAGATTCTATAAGGATCAAATTCTTTTCTGTCTAAATTTTCATAGACAACTTTTCCACTTTTGATCGAAATAGTATATTCTTTTGAATATCCCCCCATAACAACAGCAATTTTTTTCATTATTTATTTTTAATTTTATTGATTTTTATTTTTATATGAAAAAATTTTATTTAAATAAATATTTATTTTTTTTATGAACTATCCAAAATATTTTTTCATATTTATTATAAATTTTTTGGTTGCCATATTAATTTTATGTAAACTCACTCAAGTAGCATTGAGATGGGTCGATATTTATACCAAACATGGTTATTCCGTTGTAGTTCCTGACTTAAGAGGTCTGACGTTACCCGAGTCTATATCTATTTTAAAAAAATTAGGTTTAAAATATGATGTAGATACATCGCATTATAATCCTAGTTTTAAAATTAATCAAATTATTTCTTCTTCTCCTGAACCTGGGAATCATGTAAAAGAAGGAAGACACATATATATACAAGTAAATTCTCAGTCATATCAATCTTTTTTACCGGATATCATCAATAAAGATAAACGAATAGCAATAAAATTGCTTCATGCTAATCATATCTTTGTTAAAGAAATTAGATATGTTCATAACATGAGTAAAGATACCGTATTAAAAGTCTTATATAAAAATCAATCTATTCGATTTGGGTACAAATTACCTACTAATCAAGATGGAATTACTTTAATCATTGGAAAAGGATATGAAAGAAATAATTTAGTAGTTCCTAACGTTGTTGGAATGTCATTACATTCAGCCATTGATACTTTAAAAAATCAATTATTTCATGTGATTAATTTTTACTATGATCATGGAATAATAAATCCTTATCAAAATGCACAAGTATATCGTCAAAAACCTGATCCAGGAGAGATTTATGATAAAAATAAATCTATTGAACTATGGTTAACATCAAAAGAATTGTTAGATAATTTAATTCAAGTAGAAGAAAAAGATTCTAAAAAACAAATAGAAAAAATTCAAGTAGAAGAAAAAGATTCTAAAAAACAAATAGAAAAAATTCAAATAGAAGAAAAAAATTCTAAAAATAAAGAAGAAAAAATTGAATCAGATTTAAGTGAATAAAATAAAAATTATTGCAAAAAAAAATCAAAAAGAAATTCGCATTGACAAATTTATAAAAGATAATATACGACAAAATATTAGCAGAAATCAAATTCAAAAACTAACTATTTCTGGAAAAATACTAGTAAATCAACATATTGTAAAAAAAAATTATAAAATAAAACCCTTAGATTTTGTAGAAATAGAAATTTCTAATATTCCTACTATAAGAGATCATTTAGAATATAATAATATCATTGCGGAAAAAATTAATCTTGATATCATACATGAAGATGAAGATATTATTGTAGTTAATAAACCTGCAGGAATGGTAGTACATCCTGGTTTTGGAAATTATCAAGGAACACTAATTCATGGAATCAAATATCACTTTCAAAATTCAAATATGAAAAATTTTCATTTATATAGAAGTGGATTAGTTCATAGATTAGATAAAGATACATCAGGGTTATTAGTTTTAGCTAAAAATGAATATTCAAAACAATGTTTATCTCAACAATTTTATTACAGAACTATTCAACGAGAATATAGAGCATTAATATGGGGAAATATACTAAAAGAAAAAGGAATTATCACTGGATTTATTGGAAGGGATCCTAAAAATAGAAAAAGAATGACTATTTTCAGAAATGATGAATATCATAAAGGAAAATATTCTATAACATATTATAAAGTATTAGAAAGATTTCAATATCTAACATATATTTCTTGCAATATAAAAACAGGAAAAACACATCAAATAAGAACTCATTTCAAATATTTAGGTCATCCATTATTTAACGATTCAATTTATGGTGGAAATCAAATTTTTATGAGAAAAAAATATTCAAATAAAAATATAGAATTTTTGAAAACTTTTTTAAAAATACTACCAAGACAAGCTTTACACGCTATATCTATTTCTTTTATACACCCAAAAAATAAAAAATGCTACTTTCACTCTCCTATTCCTGAAGATTTTCAAATGGTTTTGCAAAAATGCAGAAAAATATTTTTACAATAAAGTCCCATGTAAAAGGAGATAGGATATAGAAAAATATATCATTAATCCAAAAACATCCACTAATGTTGCAACAAAAGGAGCTGAAGAACTAGCAGGATCTCCTCTGAATTTTTTGATTATAAAAGGTAACATTGACCCACTTAATGTTCCCCATAAAACTACTCCAATTAAAGAAAAAAAAACAGAAAAACCTACTAATAACCAATGATTTCCATAATTAAATAAATTGATTTTGTGCCAAGCAATTACACGTATAAAACCTGTCAATCCTAAAATACCACCTAAAAAAAAACCGCAAATAATTTCTCTTCGCATAACAATCCACCAATCTTTTATCTTCACTTCTCCTAAAGACATTGCTTGTATAATTAAACTAGCAGCTTGAGAACCGCTATTTCCTCCACTTGAAACAACTAAAGGAATAAATAAAGCAAGAACTATGGCTTGTTCTATGAAACTTGAAAATTTTTGCATAACTGTTGTTGTTAACATTTCTCCTATAAACAATAAAATTAGCCATCCAGCTCTTTTTTTGATAAGTTTATATAAAGGAACGTTTAAATAAGATTGATTTAAAACTTCCATTCCTCCTATTTTTTGAATATCTTCTCTATAATTTTCATTTAAAACCCATAAAATATCATCTATAGTTACTATTCCCAATAAAATATTTTGATCATCTATGACTGGAAGAGTAATTCTATTACTCATAGTAAATATTTTATTAGCGTCTTCTTCTGTATCTGTTACATTTAAAACTTCAGTATATTTATATTTTTCATCGATTAAATCGTAAATTTTTGTGTTTGGATCTACTAATAAAAATTCTCGTATTTTTATATCATCTATTAATTTTCCTTTTTCATCTATTATGTAGATAATTTCTATAAAATCACTATTTTTTACCTCTTTACGAATATGATCCAAAACTTCTTGAACACTCCAAGTTTTTTGAACTGCAAGATAATATGGAATCATAAAACGACTGACACTATTTCTAGGATAACCTAATGATGCTAAAATTTTACATTTTTCTTCTATATTTAAATATTTAATTAAATCTTTTAAAAGATCTTTTGGAAGATTTTTTAATAGATAAAGACGATCATATTCAGACAGATTATTTAGTAAATCTATTTTTTTTATAGAAGATAAACCTGTTATAATTTTTTTTTTTATAGAAAAGTCTAATATGTTAAAAATAGAAATTGCTTTACATAATTCTAACAAACTAAATATTTTGACAGCATGATTAGGATTATTATGAATAATTTGTATTAATCTACTAACAGTTTGACTATTGATAAATTTATCGTTATTTAAATAATCTTGATCCTCATTTAACATTTTTTATAAGTTTTTATGAGTATTCATAATATATTAATATGTTTATAAAATTAAAATAATTTCTATATTGTTATGTGTTATGCATGAACAAATTAAAATTACATAATAAAATTGTTGTAATATTTACGTATAGTTTCAGTTTAAAAAAATAAAAATGGAATATAATTTTCGTAAAATAGAAAAACGTTGGCAAACATACTGGAAAAAAAATAAAATTTTTCACACGAAAGAAAATGAAAAAATAAAGAAATACTACATATTAAATATGTTTCCTTATCCTTCTGGAACAGGACTTCATGTAGGGCATTGTTTAGGTTATATAGCATCAGATATTTATGCTAGATATAAACGAGCAAAAGGATACAATATTTTAAATCCCATAGGATTCGATTCTTTTGGACTCCCTGCAGAACAATATGCTATACAAACAGGAAAACATCCTGAAAAAACAATTCAGGAAAATTCACGTAGATATAAAAAACAAATGGATAAAATAGGACTTTCTTTCGATTGGAATCGAAAATTATATACTAGTGATCCTAATTATTATCGATGGACCCAATGGATGTTTATTCAAATTTTTAATTCTTGGTACGATAAAAATAGTGAAAGAGCTAAACCTATAAATTTTTTAATTGAAGAATTTAATAGAAACGGAAATGACTTCATTGATGCAAGCACAATATCAAACAACTATAAATTCAATTCAAAAACATGGAAAAAATTAAATTCATACGAAAAAGAATCTATTCTTTTAGATTACAGATTAGCTTTTTTATGTCAAAATACAGTGAATTGGTGTCCATATTTAGGAACAGTATTAGCTAATGATGAAATCAGAAATGGAAAAAGTGAAAGAGGAGGATACCCTGTATATAAAAAAAAAATGTTACAATGGCATATAAGAATTTCTGCATATGCAGAAAGACTTATAAGAGAATTGAGTAAAATTGATTGTTCTCAATCTTTAAAAAGATTACAATCAAATTGGATAGGAAAATCAAAAGGGATTTCTTTAGTGTTAAAAATTCTTCATCCTATTGGAGAATTTAATCAAATTGAATTGTTTACTTCTCATCCAGAAATGATATTTGGAATCACTTTTATCATACTATCTACTGATCATCCACTTGCAGATAAAATAAGTACTTTTTCTTTATACCATAAAAATGTTTTAACATATCTAACTAAAGAATTTTCCATAGACGAAAATATGAAAAATATTTCTGGAATTTTTACAGGAAATTATGTATTGCATCCTTTTATTAGAAATAAAAAAATCCCCATTTATATCAGTAATTTTTTTACTATCAATGATCAAACGAAATCTATGATAGGAATACCTGGACATGATGAAAAAAGTAAAAAATTTGCTACCAAATTCGGTATAGAAATTATAAATGTTTTAGATTTTAATGAAATATGTATTAATTCTAATTTTTTAAATGGATTAAACCGGAAACAAGCAAAAGAAAAAATAATAAAAATTTTAATAAATAATAAAATAGGAAAACTAAAAATTAGTTATAAAATTCATGATGCTATTTTTTCGAGACAAAGATATTGGGGAGAACCAATTCCTATTTTTTTTAAAAAAAAAATTCCAAAAATAATTCCTTTAGATAAATTGCCTATTATTTTACCCAAAATAAAAAATTTTGATCCTGAAAATGGAAAATCTCCATTAGAAAGAGTAAAAAATTGGGCTTGGAATGAAAAAAATATGAAAATCGTATCTAATACTCTTATTGATCATAAACATGTATTTCCAATAGAAACTAGTACGATGCCTAGTTGGGCTGGATCTAGTTGGTATTTCTTGAGATATATGGACGTTCATAATAATCAATTTTTTGTTGATAAAAAAAAAGAAAATTATTGGAGAAATGTAGATTTATATGTTGGAGGATCTGAACATAGTACAGGTCATTTGATTTATGCTAGGTTTTGGCATAAATTTTTGTTAGATAGAGGATGGGTTACAACTGAAGAACCTTTTAAAAGAATATTAAATCAAGGAATGATTTTAAGTTATTCTGCTATCATTCTAAAAGTAATAGGGGAAAATACATTCATATCTTATGGACTAAAAGAAAAAAAACACGCATATTTATCTTTTCAAGAAATATATGTGGATCTCTCTTTAATTAAAAAAAACGATGAATTAGATATTCATAAATTTAAAAAATGTAGACCTGAATTTTATGCATCTGTTTTTATTTTTGAAAGAGGAGTTTTTCTCTGTAAAAGAAAATTGGAAAAAATGTCAAAATCAAAGTATAATATAGTCAATCCTGATAATATTTATGAAAAATATGGATCAGACATATTTCGTATTTATGAAATGTTTTTAGGCCCTATTCATCAATCTAAACCTTGGGATGAAAAAAAAATAAATGGAATCAAAAATTTTATAAATAAATTTTGGCGTTTATTTCATAAAAATAAAAATTTTAAAGTGAGTGAAATGAATCCATCATTACAAGAATTTCAAATTTTACATCGTACTATAAAAAATATCCAAAATAAAATGGAATCTTTTTCTTATAATACATCTATTAGTTTATTGATGATAATTACTAATCAATTGACTGCATTAAAATGCAATAAAAGAAAAATATTAGAACCTCTCGTGCAATTAATTGCTCCATTTGCTCCTCATATATCCGAAGAATTATGGTTTAAATTAGGAAAAAATAAATCAATTATGTTTTATAACATGCCAGTTTTTGATCAAAAATATATAGTTAAAAAGGAAATAACATATCCTATTATGTTTAATGGAAAATTAAAATTTTTAGAAAAATTTGATTCTAATATTTCAAAAGAAAAAATAAAAAATAAAATATTAAATCATCCTAAAACAAAATTTCTTTTAAAGAAAAAAATTTTAACAAAATTCATTTTGATACCTAAAAAAATAATAAATATTTTATTTAAATAAAATATTTTATTCATTTTTTAATATTAAATTAAAATTTATACATAAAATGTAGATTTGTATTCGATAATGTAGCATTTATTTTTTTTCATTTTCATTTTATAGAAATGTGTAAAACTTTTTTTATGTCAAAAAACCAAAATAAAACTAATGCATATAGTTTTTTTAATTGTATAGAAAAAAATTTTGATAAAGCTGCACGATTTCTTTCTATTGAAAAAGGTCTTTTAGAACAAATTAAAGCTTGTAATGCTGTATATCGAATTCATTTTCCTGTAAAAATAGGAAAAGAAATCAAAGTAATTGAAGCATATAGAGTTCAACACTCACATCACAAACTTCCTTGTAAAGGAGGAATTCGATATAGTATTAAAGTTAATCAAGATGAAGTAATGACTTTAGCTGCTTTAATGACTTACAAATGTGCTATAGTTGACGTTCCTTTTGGTGGAGCTAAAGGCGGTATTAAAATAGATCCACAAACTATATCAGTAGAAGATATAGAAAAAATAACTCGACGTTATACTTCTGAGTTGATTAAAAAAAATTTTATTGGACCGGGAATAGATGTCCCTGCTCCTGATTATGGAACTGGAGAAAGAGAAATGAGTTGGATTTTTGATACTTTTTTATCTCTTCGTTCTGGAGAAGTAGATGCATTAGCTTGTGTGACAGGAAAACCTATTTCTCAAGGAGGAGTAAGAGGAAGAAAAGAAGCAACAGGATTAGGTGTTTTTTATGGCATCAGAGAATTATGTCATATCAAAGAAGAAATGTCTTCTGTTCATCTTGATATAGGATTAGTAGGAAAAAAAATTATCATACAAGGATTAGGAAATGTAGGATATCATGCTGCCTATTTTTTTCATAAAGCGGGAGCTATTATAATAGCTTTAGCAGAGAGAGAAGGTGCTATTTATAACGAAAAGGGATTAAATGTATCCAAAGTTTTTTTACATTTAAAAAATACTGGATCTATATTAAATTTTCCAGAAGCAAAAAATATAGAAAATACAGAAAAAGCTTTAGAATTAGAATGTGATATTTTAATTCCAGCAGCATTAGAAAATGTAATTCATAAAAATAATGCAAATCGTATCAAGGCTAAAATCATTGGAGAAGCCGCAAATGGGCCTATCACTCCTGAAGCTGATGAAATATTGGAAAAAAAAGGAGTAATTATCATTCCTGATATTTATTTGAATGCAGGAGGAGTTACTGTTTCTTATTTTGAATGGCTAAAAAATTTAAGTCATGTCCGTTATGGACGTATGGAAAAAAAATTTAATGAAAATATGAATGCAGAATTGTTGCAAGTTATAGAAACAGTTTGTAAAAAAAAGATTTTATCTGAAGAAAAGAAAATTATTTTAAGAGGACCAAGAGAAATAGATTTAATCCGTAGTGGATTGGAAGATACAATGATCAACGGATTTCACAAAATCCGTGATTTAAAAAAATCATCAAAAATAGGAAATTTACGTACCGCAGCATTTGTTTTAGCCATAAATAAAATTATAGATTCTTATGAAAAATTAGGAATTTTTCCATAATATTCTTTTATTCTTAGGAAAAAACGATAAAAATATATTCTTCATGAAGTACAAAAGATCACTATTGAAATTAAGTGGAGAAGCTCTTATGGGAGAGAACGAATTTGGACTTCATTCTACTCGTCTTCAACAGTATGCTGAAGAAGTTAAAAAAGTAGTAGATATGGGAGCTCAAGTAGCCATAGTTATTGGAGGGGGAAATATATTTAGAGGATTTTCTAGAATAAAGGAAAAAGCTATAAATCGTATTGAAGGAGATTATATGGGAATGCTAGCAACCGTAATTAACGGTATAGCTTTTCAATCATATTTAGAAAATGTAGGAATTTGTGCCTATATCCAAACAGCTATTCGAATGGATGAAATAGCGGAACCTTTTGGTAAAGATAGGGCTATTCATCATCTGGAAAAAGGAAGAGTTGTAATATTTGTTGCTGGGTTAGGAAACCCTTATTTTACTACAGATACAGCGGCTGTTTTACGTGCTATAGAAATCAAAGCAGATGTATTGTTAAAAGGGACTAGAGTAGATGGAATTTATACAACTGATCCAGAAAAAGATAAATATGCTAAGAAACTTCAAAATATATCTTTTGATATGGCATATCAAATGGGAATCAAAGTAATGGATCAAACAGCTTTTATTTTAGGAAATGAAAATAATTTACCGATTATTATTTTTGATATTAATAAAAAAGGAAATTTTAAGAAAGTCATTTCTGGAGAAAAAATAGGAACCATGGTTTCAAAAAAAAAATAAAATTATGGATGAATTAAATAATATTTTTTTCCATTGTAAAAACGATATGGATAAAATTTTGAAACAATTAAAAACAGAAATTCATCGTGTTCGATTGGGAAGCAAGTCTGTCTCTTCTTTCTTAGAAAGAATAAAAATAAAATGTTATGGAACTTTTTTGCCACTTATAGAAGTGGCTAATATTTCTATTATAGATAATATGAATATTTCTATCAATCCTTGGGACCGTTCTATTAATTCAGTTATAGAAAAAGCTATTATTGATGCAAACTTGGGTTTTATGCCTACAAATAAAGGAGATTCTATTCATATCCGTTTACCTATAATTACAGAAGAAAGCAGGATAAATTTAGTAAAGAAAATAAAATTACAAACAGAACATGCAAAAATTCTTGTAAGAAAAATTCGAAAAAAAAATAAACAAAATATAAAAAGATTAAAAATATCAGAAGATCTATCTAATATAGGAGAGAATCGCATACAAAAAATGACAAATGAATATATACAAAAAATAGAAAATTTCTTTCTTCATAAAGAAGAAGAAATATTAAAAATATAAAATGTTAAAAAAATATTCAGTTAAAAAATTACTCAATAAAGGAAAATTTTTCATAAACAAAAAAGTATTAGTTGAAGGATGGATTCGTTCTTTTCGATATTCTATTTTCATTGATTTAAATGATGGATCTACAATCAATAATTTGCAAATTATTTTATCCAGAAAATTGGATCAAAAAATTCAAAAAAAAATAACAATTGGAAGTTCTATTAGTGTTATAGGAATAGTAAAAAAAAGTATTGGAATAAAACAACATATTGAACTCAAAACTCTGGATTTAACTATCTATCAATCAGTAGATTCAAAAATTATTCAAAAATCTATTTTACAACCTAAAAAACATAGTTTAGAAAAACTTCGTGAACAAGCTCATTTACGTTTTCAAACAAATATTTTTAGTTGTATAATGCGAATTCGTCATCATATAGCTTTTGGCATACATAAATATTTTCATGAACACGGTTTCTTTTATTTGCACTCTCCAATTATTACTACTTCAAATAGTGAAGGAACTGGAAAAATGTTTCAAATTACAACTATGGATTTAAAAAATAACCCAATAGATTATAAAAAAGATTTTTTTAAATGTGAAACTTTTCTTAGTGTTTCTGGACAATTAGAAGCAGAAAGCGCGTCTTTAGGACTAGGAAAAGTATATACTTTTGGTCCTGTATTTAGAGCAGAGAATTCCAATACTTCACGACATCTATCTGAATTTTGGATGGTAGAACCGGAAATTTCTTTTTATCATCTAGAGGAGAATATGAATTTAGCTGAAAGTTTTTTAAAGTTTATTATCAAATATATTATTGATAATAATATGGAAGATTTGATTTTTTTAAATCAGTATTTAGAAAAATGGGATCGAAAGAAAAAAAACTTTCTTCTAGAAAAACTAGAACTTACCTTAAAATTTCCATTTAAAAAAATTAGTTATACAGAAGCGGTAAAAATTCTTGATCAAGAAAAAAAAGAAAAAAATATAAAATTTTTACATCCAATTGTTTGGGGTATGGATTTACAATCGGAGCATGAACAATATTTAGTTGATAAATATTTTAAAATTCCTGTAATCATATTTGATTATCCTTGTAATATTAAAGCTTTTTATATGCGTATGAATGATGATGAAAAAACTGTTAGAGCTATGGATATTTTACTACCTGAAATAGGAGAAATTATTGGAGGATCTCAAAGAGAAGAACGTTATGATATATTATTAAAACGTATGAAAGATACAAATACTGACGTAAATAAACTTTGGTGGTATTTAGATACACGTCGTTTT encodes the following:
- the asnS gene encoding asparagine--tRNA ligase, with product MLKKYSVKKLLNKGKFFINKKVLVEGWIRSFRYSIFIDLNDGSTINNLQIILSRKLDQKIQKKITIGSSISVIGIVKKSIGIKQHIELKTLDLTIYQSVDSKIIQKSILQPKKHSLEKLREQAHLRFQTNIFSCIMRIRHHIAFGIHKYFHEHGFFYLHSPIITTSNSEGTGKMFQITTMDLKNNPIDYKKDFFKCETFLSVSGQLEAESASLGLGKVYTFGPVFRAENSNTSRHLSEFWMVEPEISFYHLEENMNLAESFLKFIIKYIIDNNMEDLIFLNQYLEKWDRKKKNFLLEKLELTLKFPFKKISYTEAVKILDQEKKEKNIKFLHPIVWGMDLQSEHEQYLVDKYFKIPVIIFDYPCNIKAFYMRMNDDEKTVRAMDILLPEIGEIIGGSQREERYDILLKRMKDTNTDVNKLWWYLDTRRFGSVPHSGFGLGFDRLVQFITGMNNIRDVIPFPRTPNNAEF
- a CDS encoding ribosome-recycling factor, with the translated sequence MDELNNIFFHCKNDMDKILKQLKTEIHRVRLGSKSVSSFLERIKIKCYGTFLPLIEVANISIIDNMNISINPWDRSINSVIEKAIIDANLGFMPTNKGDSIHIRLPIITEESRINLVKKIKLQTEHAKILVRKIRKKNKQNIKRLKISEDLSNIGENRIQKMTNEYIQKIENFFLHKEEEILKI
- a CDS encoding Glu/Leu/Phe/Val family dehydrogenase, producing the protein MSKNQNKTNAYSFFNCIEKNFDKAARFLSIEKGLLEQIKACNAVYRIHFPVKIGKEIKVIEAYRVQHSHHKLPCKGGIRYSIKVNQDEVMTLAALMTYKCAIVDVPFGGAKGGIKIDPQTISVEDIEKITRRYTSELIKKNFIGPGIDVPAPDYGTGEREMSWIFDTFLSLRSGEVDALACVTGKPISQGGVRGRKEATGLGVFYGIRELCHIKEEMSSVHLDIGLVGKKIIIQGLGNVGYHAAYFFHKAGAIIIALAEREGAIYNEKGLNVSKVFLHLKNTGSILNFPEAKNIENTEKALELECDILIPAALENVIHKNNANRIKAKIIGEAANGPITPEADEILEKKGVIIIPDIYLNAGGVTVSYFEWLKNLSHVRYGRMEKKFNENMNAELLQVIETVCKKKILSEEKKIILRGPREIDLIRSGLEDTMINGFHKIRDLKKSSKIGNLRTAAFVLAINKIIDSYEKLGIFP
- the pyrH gene encoding UMP kinase, producing the protein MKYKRSLLKLSGEALMGENEFGLHSTRLQQYAEEVKKVVDMGAQVAIVIGGGNIFRGFSRIKEKAINRIEGDYMGMLATVINGIAFQSYLENVGICAYIQTAIRMDEIAEPFGKDRAIHHLEKGRVVIFVAGLGNPYFTTDTAAVLRAIEIKADVLLKGTRVDGIYTTDPEKDKYAKKLQNISFDMAYQMGIKVMDQTAFILGNENNLPIIIFDINKKGNFKKVISGEKIGTMVSKKK